A DNA window from Nitrospirota bacterium contains the following coding sequences:
- a CDS encoding type II toxin-antitoxin system RelE/ParE family toxin encodes MTKKWSVLFCDPFMKPCPVSEFLDSCSSEHQVKVLHFLELLEEMGPTLPRPYADLLEDGIHELRVSLSGDPMRLLYFFCFETYIIVYRALRKNSSKVPVAYIQETRRYREMFLGRVGRNDLEKYRHEDLQEISQG; translated from the coding sequence ATGACCAAAAAATGGAGCGTTCTTTTTTGCGATCCCTTTATGAAGCCCTGCCCGGTCTCGGAGTTTCTTGATTCATGCAGTTCCGAGCATCAGGTAAAGGTTCTGCACTTCCTCGAACTGCTGGAGGAGATGGGTCCCACACTGCCCCGGCCCTATGCGGACCTCCTGGAAGACGGCATCCACGAATTACGGGTCAGCCTCTCCGGCGACCCCATGCGATTGCTCTATTTTTTCTGTTTCGAGACCTATATCATTGTGTACCGCGCGCTCCGGAAAAATTCGAGCAAAGTCCCTGTTGCATACATTCAGGAAACGCGGCGATACCGCGAGATGTTCCTGGGCCGTGTGGGCCGCAACGATCTGGAGAAATACCGTCATGAAGACCTTCAGGAGATATCTCAGGGATAA
- a CDS encoding helix-turn-helix domain-containing protein, translated as MKTFRRYLRDKCADPEFLKRYQDQCTICPKTVQIITAIAEQGLSNEAAARKAGVDPEHLALLESADRCSFDEVKKLSIALGLSLPDGCNKKASS; from the coding sequence ATGAAGACCTTCAGGAGATATCTCAGGGATAAGTGCGCCGACCCTGAGTTCCTCAAACGCTACCAGGACCAATGCACGATTTGCCCGAAGACGGTGCAGATCATTACTGCGATCGCAGAACAGGGGCTTTCGAATGAAGCGGCGGCACGGAAGGCGGGTGTTGATCCGGAACATCTGGCGCTGCTGGAATCCGCAGACCGATGCTCGTTCGATGAAGTCAAAAAGCTTTCTATCGCACTTGGCCTTTCATTACCCGATGGATGTAATAAAAAGGCGTCCTCGTAA